Proteins encoded in a region of the Halostella limicola genome:
- a CDS encoding replication factor C small subunit: protein MSTPDAEADPAPGRNEIWIEKYRPQSLDAVVGQEEITERLKSYIAKDDLPNLLFSGEAGIGKTTSAVNIAREVYGDDWQENFLELNASDERGIDVVRGRIKDFARASFGDYDYRIIFLDEADSLTSDAQSALRRTMEQFSGNTRFILSCNYSSQIIDPIQSRCAVFRFSPLSDEAVEEQVRRIAENEGIEVTQDGIDAIAYAADGDMRKAINALQAAAVMGETVDEDAVFTITSTARPEEVKGMVTKALDGDFIAARSTLDELLTEKGIAGGDVIDQLHRSVWEFDLDDEAAVRVMDRVGEADYRITEGANERVQLEALLASLALED from the coding sequence ATGAGTACGCCGGACGCCGAGGCCGATCCCGCGCCGGGGCGAAACGAGATCTGGATCGAGAAGTACCGGCCGCAGTCGCTCGACGCGGTCGTCGGACAGGAGGAGATCACGGAGCGGCTGAAGAGCTACATCGCGAAGGACGACCTGCCGAACCTCCTGTTCTCGGGGGAAGCCGGCATCGGCAAGACCACCTCTGCGGTGAACATCGCCCGCGAGGTGTACGGCGACGACTGGCAGGAGAACTTCCTCGAACTCAACGCCTCGGACGAGCGCGGCATCGACGTCGTCCGCGGGCGGATCAAGGACTTCGCGCGTGCGAGCTTCGGCGACTACGACTACCGCATCATCTTCCTCGACGAGGCGGACTCGCTGACCAGCGACGCCCAGTCCGCGCTCCGCCGGACGATGGAGCAGTTCTCCGGCAACACCCGCTTCATCCTCTCGTGTAACTACTCCAGTCAGATCATCGATCCGATCCAGTCCCGCTGCGCGGTGTTTCGCTTCTCGCCGCTGTCGGACGAGGCCGTCGAGGAGCAGGTTCGCCGCATCGCCGAGAACGAGGGCATCGAGGTGACCCAGGACGGCATCGACGCCATCGCCTACGCCGCGGACGGCGACATGCGGAAGGCGATAAACGCCCTGCAGGCCGCGGCCGTCATGGGCGAGACCGTCGACGAGGACGCCGTCTTCACTATCACCAGCACCGCCCGTCCCGAGGAGGTCAAGGGGATGGTGACGAAGGCGCTGGACGGCGACTTCATCGCCGCGCGGTCGACGCTCGACGAACTCCTCACCGAGAAGGGGATCGCCGGCGGCGACGTCATCGACCAGCTCCACCGCTCCGTCTGGGAGTTCGACCTGGACGACGAGGCCGCCGTCCGCGTGATGGACCGCGTCGGCGAGGCCGACTACCGCATCACCGAGGGCGCGAACGAGCGCGTCCAGTTAGAGGCGCTGCTGGCGTCGCTGGCGCTCGAGGACTAG
- a CDS encoding bactofilin family protein: MNDERRSRYLAVALALIAVLATVPGIVAAQETRTGGTVVVGEGETVDGDLTASGGNVIVRGTVTGDLSAFSGNVIIEGEVGGDVSAFAGNVRIAGDVGGDVSAFGGTVVVEENASVGGQLAAAAGTVTIDGTVGSAEVAADTVALGSTAVVEGDLRYDGNLTAAEGSAVRGETVRDDDISPGPQVPNFEWAGTVFGFLVNLLLGAILLFVLPTFSTRLGEYGVDNPLRAGGIGVLALVAAPVLFLLFAITIVGIPIALAWLFLFLLLAWIGSVYGAFLVGVVLLSAADVRNRWLALVLGLVVVAVATQAPYVGGLIGLLVFLLGLGSLFGLVAGDYRRRRGRPGARASSAVSEPP, encoded by the coding sequence ATGAACGACGAACGCCGATCGCGGTATCTCGCCGTCGCGCTGGCGCTGATCGCCGTCCTCGCGACGGTCCCCGGCATCGTCGCGGCACAGGAGACCCGCACCGGCGGCACCGTGGTCGTCGGCGAGGGGGAGACGGTCGACGGCGACCTCACCGCCAGCGGCGGCAACGTGATCGTCCGCGGCACCGTCACCGGAGACCTGAGCGCGTTCTCCGGCAACGTGATAATCGAGGGGGAGGTGGGCGGCGACGTCTCCGCGTTCGCCGGCAACGTCCGGATCGCGGGCGATGTGGGCGGCGACGTCTCCGCGTTCGGCGGGACCGTCGTGGTCGAGGAGAACGCGTCGGTCGGCGGGCAGCTCGCGGCTGCCGCCGGCACGGTCACCATCGACGGCACCGTCGGCTCCGCGGAAGTCGCCGCGGACACGGTCGCGCTCGGCTCGACGGCCGTCGTCGAGGGCGACCTGCGCTACGACGGCAACCTCACCGCGGCGGAGGGCTCGGCGGTCCGCGGGGAGACGGTCCGCGACGACGATATCTCACCGGGGCCGCAGGTGCCGAACTTCGAGTGGGCCGGGACGGTGTTCGGCTTCCTCGTCAACCTGCTGCTCGGCGCGATACTGCTTTTCGTCCTGCCGACGTTCTCGACCCGCCTCGGCGAGTACGGCGTCGACAACCCGCTGCGGGCCGGCGGTATCGGCGTCCTCGCGCTGGTCGCCGCGCCGGTGCTGTTCCTCCTGTTCGCGATCACGATCGTCGGGATCCCGATCGCGCTCGCGTGGCTGTTCCTGTTTCTCCTCCTCGCGTGGATCGGGAGCGTCTACGGCGCGTTCCTCGTCGGGGTCGTGCTGCTGTCCGCCGCGGACGTCCGGAACCGCTGGCTCGCGCTCGTCCTCGGCCTCGTCGTCGTCGCGGTGGCGACGCAGGCCCCGTACGTCGGCGGACTGATCGGACTGCTCGTGTTCCTGCTCGGGCTCGGCTCGCTCTTCGGCCTGGTCGCCGGTGACTACCGGCGTCGCCGGGGCCGGCCGGGCGCGAGGGCGTCGTCGGCCGTCTCCGAGCCGCCGTGA
- the samp2 gene encoding ubiquitin-like small modifier protein SAMP2: MDVTVEVAGEETHEVSVDDPTYADLLAEIDLSPHEVSVMVDGRPVPEDQPVETDRVTVVRLIKGG; encoded by the coding sequence ATGGACGTCACCGTCGAGGTCGCCGGCGAGGAGACACACGAGGTCTCCGTGGACGACCCCACGTACGCCGACCTGCTCGCGGAGATCGACCTGTCGCCCCACGAGGTGTCGGTGATGGTCGACGGCCGCCCCGTCCCGGAGGATCAGCCGGTCGAGACCGACCGCGTCACCGTCGTCAGGCTGATCAAGGGCGGATGA
- a CDS encoding GNAT family N-acetyltransferase gives MTDADRRSAGVAVREARPDEHVDVRQVVDAAMLEPGDVAGAIDRGDALVAVADGNVVGALVLDRRENGAHVEAVAVRRARRGQGIGTALVESAAERAEHLTAVFDPGVRPFYESLGFEIEPADDDGERMRGTRD, from the coding sequence ATGACCGACGCCGACCGGCGGAGCGCCGGCGTCGCCGTGCGCGAGGCCCGTCCGGACGAGCACGTCGACGTCCGGCAGGTCGTCGACGCGGCGATGCTCGAACCGGGCGACGTGGCGGGCGCTATCGACCGCGGCGACGCCCTCGTCGCGGTCGCCGACGGCAACGTCGTCGGCGCGCTCGTCCTCGACCGACGGGAGAACGGCGCGCACGTCGAAGCGGTCGCCGTCCGCCGCGCCCGCCGCGGGCAGGGGATCGGGACCGCGCTCGTCGAGTCCGCGGCCGAGCGCGCGGAGCACCTCACCGCCGTCTTCGACCCCGGCGTGCGCCCGTTCTACGAGTCGCTGGGGTTCGAGATCGAACCGGCGGACGACGACGGGGAGCGGATGCGCGGAACGCGCGACTGA
- a CDS encoding phosphoglucomutase/phosphomannomutase family protein — protein sequence METPITFGTDGWRTTLDEFTAPRVRMVGQAVATYLDDEGRGDDPVVVGYDARESSRGFAEELARVLAANGHDVLLPERDRPTPLVAWAIVDRDLAGALMVTASHNPPEYNGVKFIPDDGAPALPAVTDAIEERLAEPTALPADEHGSVREVDLTESHFEHALDLVDADVSDLTVVYDAIHGSGRGTTDALLERAGATVERRRCERDTDFGGGSPEPSEEHLQPLVEAVREADADLGIANDGDADRLAVVTPERGFLDENLFFAALYDHLLDGDSGPAVRSVSTTFLIDRVAEAHGEEVVETPVGFKWVAEAMAEHDALVGGEESGGFTVRGHIREKDGVLMALFAAAAEAEEPIDDRVDRLLDEHGEIHQGKISVDCPDEEKERVIADLEGVIPDEVAGAAVEDVVTVDGFKLLLDDGSWTLVRPSGTEPKLRVYAEAGSEERVEALLAEGRELVEPLV from the coding sequence ATGGAGACGCCGATCACGTTCGGGACCGACGGGTGGCGCACCACCCTCGACGAGTTCACCGCGCCGCGGGTGCGGATGGTCGGACAGGCGGTCGCGACCTACCTCGACGACGAGGGCCGGGGCGACGACCCGGTCGTCGTCGGCTACGACGCCCGAGAGAGCTCCCGCGGGTTCGCCGAGGAGCTGGCCCGCGTCCTCGCCGCGAACGGCCACGACGTGTTGCTCCCCGAGCGCGACCGCCCGACGCCGCTGGTCGCCTGGGCCATCGTCGACCGCGACCTCGCGGGCGCGCTCATGGTGACGGCGTCGCACAACCCGCCGGAGTACAACGGGGTGAAGTTCATCCCGGACGACGGCGCGCCCGCGCTCCCCGCGGTCACGGACGCCATCGAGGAGCGCCTCGCCGAGCCGACCGCGCTCCCCGCCGACGAGCACGGGAGCGTGCGGGAGGTGGACCTCACCGAGTCTCACTTCGAGCACGCGCTGGACCTCGTCGACGCGGACGTCTCCGACCTCACGGTCGTGTACGACGCCATCCACGGGAGCGGCCGCGGCACGACCGACGCCCTGCTGGAGCGGGCCGGCGCGACCGTCGAGCGCCGCCGCTGCGAGCGAGACACGGACTTCGGCGGCGGGTCGCCGGAGCCGAGCGAGGAGCACCTCCAACCGCTCGTCGAGGCCGTCCGCGAGGCCGACGCGGACCTCGGCATCGCGAACGACGGCGACGCGGACCGGCTCGCGGTCGTCACGCCGGAGCGCGGCTTCCTCGACGAGAACCTCTTCTTCGCGGCGCTGTACGACCACTTGCTCGACGGCGACTCGGGGCCGGCCGTCCGGAGCGTCTCGACGACGTTCCTGATCGACCGCGTCGCGGAGGCCCACGGCGAGGAGGTCGTCGAGACGCCGGTCGGCTTCAAGTGGGTCGCCGAGGCGATGGCCGAGCACGACGCGCTCGTCGGCGGCGAGGAGAGCGGCGGGTTCACCGTCCGCGGCCATATCCGCGAGAAAGACGGCGTGCTGATGGCGCTGTTCGCCGCCGCCGCGGAGGCGGAGGAACCCATCGACGACCGCGTCGACCGCCTGCTCGACGAGCACGGCGAGATCCACCAGGGGAAGATCAGCGTCGACTGCCCGGACGAAGAGAAGGAGCGCGTCATCGCCGACCTGGAGGGCGTCATCCCGGACGAGGTCGCCGGGGCCGCCGTCGAGGACGTCGTCACAGTCGACGGCTTCAAACTGCTCCTCGACGACGGGTCGTGGACGCTCGTCCGCCCGAGCGGCACGGAGCCGAAACTGCGCGTGTACGCCGAGGCCGGGAGCGAGGAGCGCGTCGAGGCGCTGCTCGCCGAGGGCCGAGAACTGGTGGAGCCGCTGGTCTGA
- a CDS encoding universal stress protein, protein MTINTLLVAVGEQDETDTDAVIDAVRTLGAPETRVVLAHAFDEGAYEDAVEELGGNPNRERGEGWTAPSAGEWHVTAFGGSPAVTRDESVDGSADEGPPISTDDERIAPDSVAAQYESIRAIGNALEADGRPYEIRGRVGDPVETVLDAASEVDADAIAVNPRDRSAVQQALFGSVSKEIIERADRPVVVV, encoded by the coding sequence ATGACAATCAACACACTTCTGGTGGCGGTGGGCGAACAGGACGAGACGGACACCGACGCGGTGATCGACGCTGTGCGGACGCTCGGCGCGCCGGAGACGCGGGTCGTCCTCGCGCACGCGTTCGACGAGGGCGCCTACGAGGACGCGGTCGAGGAGCTGGGCGGGAACCCGAACCGCGAGCGCGGCGAGGGATGGACCGCCCCGTCGGCCGGCGAGTGGCACGTGACGGCCTTCGGCGGGTCGCCAGCGGTGACTCGGGACGAGTCCGTCGACGGATCGGCCGACGAGGGGCCGCCGATATCGACCGACGATGAGCGGATCGCCCCGGACAGCGTCGCGGCGCAGTACGAGAGCATCAGGGCGATCGGGAACGCGTTAGAGGCCGACGGCCGACCGTACGAGATCCGCGGCCGCGTCGGCGACCCCGTGGAGACGGTTCTCGACGCGGCGAGCGAGGTCGACGCCGACGCCATCGCGGTCAACCCGCGCGACCGCTCGGCGGTCCAGCAGGCGCTGTTCGGCAGCGTTTCGAAGGAGATAATCGAGCGCGCGGACCGCCCCGTCGTCGTGGTGTAG
- a CDS encoding NADPH-dependent FMN reductase — MSESPAIVAVSGSLRDESYTRTALRYALRAAERAGADAELLDLREYDLPLYDPDLDEPGDSELVKRKVREADGLLIGSPTYHNSYSAAFRNFHDYCSYDEFEDTVTGLLTVCGGGSYGSTLDHMRITIRGVHGWVLPHQVGIESAYDQFVADADAVDGRAFVDEDLRERVEKLGRLVAGHAGSAPVVAGTEASAGD; from the coding sequence ATGTCAGAGTCACCCGCTATCGTCGCCGTCTCGGGCAGCCTGCGCGACGAGAGCTACACGCGAACCGCGCTCCGGTACGCGCTCCGGGCCGCCGAGCGCGCGGGCGCGGACGCCGAACTGCTGGACCTCCGGGAGTACGACCTGCCACTGTACGACCCGGACCTAGACGAACCGGGCGACAGCGAACTCGTCAAGCGGAAGGTCCGCGAGGCGGACGGGCTCCTGATCGGGTCGCCGACGTACCACAACTCCTACTCCGCCGCCTTCCGGAACTTCCACGACTACTGCTCCTACGACGAGTTCGAGGACACCGTCACCGGCCTGCTCACCGTCTGCGGCGGCGGGTCGTACGGGAGCACCCTCGACCACATGCGGATCACGATCCGCGGCGTCCACGGCTGGGTGCTCCCCCACCAGGTCGGCATCGAGAGCGCGTACGACCAGTTCGTCGCGGACGCCGACGCCGTCGACGGCCGCGCGTTCGTCGACGAGGACCTGCGCGAGCGCGTCGAGAAACTGGGCCGTCTCGTCGCCGGACACGCCGGGTCGGCGCCGGTCGTCGCGGGGACCGAGGCGTCGGCGGGCGACTGA
- a CDS encoding GIY-YIG nuclease family protein translates to MTHYVYVLECADGSLYTGYTTDVERRVREHDAGEGAKYTRGRTPVELVHAEVFETRSAAMSREHEIKQLSRAEKERLVGLA, encoded by the coding sequence GTGACTCACTACGTGTACGTCCTGGAGTGCGCCGACGGGAGCCTCTACACGGGGTACACGACCGACGTCGAGCGCCGCGTCCGCGAGCACGACGCCGGCGAGGGCGCGAAGTACACCCGCGGTCGGACACCCGTCGAACTCGTTCACGCGGAGGTGTTCGAGACGCGGTCGGCGGCGATGTCCCGCGAGCACGAGATCAAGCAGCTCTCGCGGGCGGAGAAAGAGCGGCTGGTCGGGTTAGCGTAG
- a CDS encoding DUF7563 family protein, with product MPTCDHCDAHVSERFARVFADEHGRIFACPSCSANAGIAEAARQRARGS from the coding sequence ATGCCCACGTGTGATCACTGCGACGCCCACGTGTCAGAGCGGTTTGCACGTGTGTTCGCAGACGAGCACGGGCGCATCTTCGCCTGTCCGAGCTGCTCGGCGAACGCAGGAATCGCCGAGGCGGCACGGCAACGCGCTCGAGGCTCGTGA
- the larB gene encoding nickel pincer cofactor biosynthesis protein LarB yields MRELLEAVAAGDLSPAEAEAELRGYATGEAGRFDAAREQRRGVPEAVFGEGKTPDEVAELVATAVETTGRGIATRVDDEQVAAVRDRLAERHPDADVEHRERSAVLLAHAPGFEPPDVDATVCLVTGGTADRGPAGEAAAIAGEMGATVDLIEDVGVASIVRMLDHVDEIREADVAVVAAGREGALPTVVAGLVDTPVIGLPVASGYGHGDEGEAALSGMLQSCTVLSTVNVDAGFVAGAQAGLIARAIGGSDEIKNDS; encoded by the coding sequence ATGCGAGAGTTACTGGAAGCCGTCGCCGCCGGCGACCTGTCGCCCGCGGAGGCGGAAGCGGAGTTGCGCGGCTACGCGACGGGCGAGGCAGGGCGGTTCGACGCCGCCCGCGAGCAGCGCCGCGGCGTGCCGGAAGCGGTGTTCGGCGAGGGGAAGACGCCGGACGAGGTGGCCGAACTCGTCGCCACGGCCGTCGAGACGACGGGCCGCGGGATCGCGACGCGCGTCGACGACGAGCAGGTCGCGGCGGTCCGCGACCGCCTCGCGGAGCGTCACCCGGACGCCGACGTGGAGCACCGCGAGCGCTCGGCCGTCCTCCTCGCTCACGCCCCCGGGTTCGAACCGCCGGACGTCGACGCCACCGTCTGCCTCGTCACGGGCGGCACCGCCGACCGCGGTCCCGCCGGCGAAGCGGCGGCCATCGCGGGCGAGATGGGCGCGACCGTCGACCTGATCGAGGACGTGGGCGTGGCGAGCATCGTCCGCATGCTCGACCACGTCGACGAGATCCGGGAGGCGGACGTCGCCGTCGTGGCGGCCGGCCGCGAGGGCGCGCTGCCGACCGTCGTCGCGGGGCTGGTGGACACGCCCGTCATCGGCCTCCCCGTCGCCAGCGGCTACGGCCACGGTGACGAGGGCGAGGCGGCGCTCTCGGGGATGCTCCAGTCCTGCACCGTCCTGTCGACGGTGAACGTGGACGCAGGCTTCGTCGCGGGGGCGCAGGCGGGACTGATCGCTCGCGCCATCGGGGGATCTGACGAAATAAAAAACGATAGTTGA
- a CDS encoding DUF1931 family protein: protein MADLIVKAAVKEALDDKNVASDFYEALDEEVDELLADAADRAEANDRKTVQPRDL, encoded by the coding sequence ATGGCAGACCTCATTGTCAAAGCCGCCGTCAAGGAAGCGCTCGACGACAAGAACGTTGCCTCCGACTTCTACGAGGCACTCGACGAGGAAGTCGACGAACTCCTCGCCGACGCCGCGGACCGCGCCGAGGCCAACGACCGGAAGACGGTCCAGCCGCGCGACCTGTAA
- the rpiA gene encoding ribose-5-phosphate isomerase RpiA, whose amino-acid sequence MKNSGGTAEAKRRAGERAAEAVEDGMVVGLGTGSTAAHAIRALGDAVDAGLDVQGVPTSFQSRQLAIEEGVPLVELDEVETVHVAIDGADQFAGGDLVKGGGAAHAREKVVDATAERLVIVADPSKAATTLDHPVPVEVLPDARPLVAGRAADLGGDPTLRTAERKDGPVVTDNGNLVLDCDFGAIDDPAALAARLSALPGVVEHGLFVGLADEILVGREDGVDAKKP is encoded by the coding sequence ATGAAAAACTCCGGCGGCACGGCGGAGGCGAAGCGCAGGGCCGGCGAGCGGGCGGCCGAGGCGGTCGAGGACGGGATGGTCGTGGGCCTCGGCACGGGGTCGACGGCGGCCCACGCCATCCGGGCGCTCGGCGACGCCGTCGACGCCGGCCTCGACGTGCAGGGGGTGCCCACGTCGTTCCAGTCGCGCCAGCTAGCGATCGAGGAAGGGGTCCCGCTCGTCGAACTGGACGAGGTCGAGACTGTTCACGTCGCGATCGACGGGGCCGACCAGTTCGCCGGCGGCGACCTGGTCAAGGGCGGCGGCGCGGCCCACGCCCGCGAGAAGGTCGTCGACGCGACCGCGGAGCGGCTGGTGATCGTCGCCGACCCGTCGAAGGCGGCGACGACGCTCGACCATCCGGTCCCCGTGGAGGTGCTCCCCGACGCCCGCCCGCTGGTCGCGGGGCGGGCCGCGGACCTCGGGGGCGACCCGACGCTGCGGACCGCCGAGCGGAAGGACGGGCCGGTCGTCACCGACAACGGCAACCTCGTGCTCGACTGCGACTTCGGCGCTATCGACGACCCCGCGGCGCTTGCCGCGCGGCTGTCGGCGCTACCGGGCGTCGTGGAGCACGGGCTGTTCGTCGGCCTCGCGGACGAGATACTCGTCGGTCGCGAGGACGGCGTCGACGCGAAAAAACCCTGA
- a CDS encoding DUF5784 family protein → MARPLRFRRSPERWTASRVHDQLFTDLDQNLGATSVDPRFRPAGDWETRRFEMDNGDLALFIWDDDAAYWMGNTETPSALWRTDKFGWGEVPYQVARWCQRELLAELHEGSPWLEPYPHLSWFFLPVFMSKDGRHTTREFFRNHAAGFPDADRDDGLGFYERFLSTGVLDDHRDEMAGKLGTSEQFDLVRMSSAMAEFTAAKLLTDAGYEVTPEIEVTTGHSLDFRAARDDHHSLVEVTRPRPPTQRAASTAVAAVRETAETKTSGQLSEHGGGAVFFVDCSSFRDDQWLAVRGEQPEVRHRPAVVYRVRPDGHAEGYSKGSVPIDLDGVIEWV, encoded by the coding sequence GTGGCACGTCCGCTCCGATTTCGCCGTTCTCCCGAGCGCTGGACCGCGTCTCGGGTTCACGACCAGTTGTTCACCGACCTCGACCAGAACCTCGGAGCGACGTCCGTCGATCCGCGCTTCCGTCCCGCCGGCGACTGGGAGACCCGCCGGTTCGAGATGGACAACGGCGACCTCGCCCTGTTCATCTGGGACGACGACGCCGCGTACTGGATGGGCAACACCGAGACGCCGAGCGCGCTCTGGCGGACGGACAAGTTCGGCTGGGGGGAGGTCCCCTACCAGGTCGCCCGGTGGTGCCAGCGGGAACTGCTCGCGGAGCTCCACGAGGGGTCGCCGTGGCTGGAGCCGTACCCGCACCTCTCCTGGTTCTTCCTGCCGGTGTTCATGTCGAAGGACGGCCGGCACACGACGCGGGAGTTCTTCCGCAACCACGCCGCCGGCTTCCCCGACGCCGACCGCGACGACGGGCTTGGCTTCTACGAGCGGTTCCTCTCGACGGGGGTCCTCGACGACCACCGCGACGAGATGGCCGGCAAGCTCGGCACCAGCGAGCAGTTCGACCTCGTGCGGATGAGCTCCGCGATGGCGGAGTTCACCGCCGCGAAGCTGCTCACCGACGCCGGCTACGAGGTCACGCCGGAGATCGAGGTGACGACCGGCCACTCGCTGGACTTCCGGGCAGCCCGCGACGATCACCACTCGCTCGTCGAGGTGACCCGCCCCCGGCCGCCGACCCAGCGCGCCGCGAGCACCGCCGTCGCCGCGGTCCGAGAGACGGCCGAGACCAAGACGAGCGGACAGCTCAGCGAGCACGGCGGCGGCGCGGTCTTCTTCGTCGACTGTTCCAGCTTCCGCGACGACCAGTGGCTGGCCGTCCGCGGCGAGCAGCCCGAGGTCCGGCACCGCCCCGCGGTCGTCTACCGCGTCCGCCCCGACGGGCACGCGGAGGGCTACTCCAAGGGGTCCGTTCCGATCGACCTCGACGGCGTCATCGAGTGGGTGTAG
- a CDS encoding DUF5786 family protein gives MSMGAYDEDEHERREQKNSEVDADFDDERTVYHGSVEYDSGESTEDLLNQFEQIKEQ, from the coding sequence ATGTCAATGGGTGCCTATGATGAGGACGAACACGAGCGGCGCGAACAGAAAAACAGCGAGGTCGACGCCGACTTCGACGACGAGCGGACCGTCTACCACGGCTCCGTCGAGTACGACTCGGGGGAGTCCACGGAGGACCTGCTGAACCAGTTCGAGCAGATCAAAGAGCAGTAG
- a CDS encoding YkgJ family cysteine cluster protein, whose amino-acid sequence MEVNCEGCAGCCLDWRALADADLDHERRGPYEPVDGEYNLVALTRDEVRAFLDAGLGDALRPRLWYDGERGGADGAEADDPDDASDAGVRIDGAPVAAVRGRPVFFVGLRRAPKPVAPFGRESETWLPTCVFLDPATLQCRLHDSERYPSECAEFPGHNLKLDVETECERVEREFGGDRLLDDEPPGGMTGPLFGPQALGQKVFVHPDPDRLDGAVDRMREGDLTAEDRAEFAAVAAASTPGTTSVNDDAYERAYEAALGADSWVGRAVDDWRARAGDPGERAPDAPLGDRIEGERGAPDTPGW is encoded by the coding sequence ATGGAGGTCAACTGCGAGGGCTGTGCCGGCTGCTGTCTGGACTGGCGGGCGCTCGCCGACGCCGACCTCGACCACGAGCGCCGCGGCCCCTACGAGCCGGTCGACGGCGAGTACAACCTCGTCGCGCTCACCCGCGACGAGGTGCGGGCGTTCCTCGACGCGGGGCTCGGCGACGCCCTGCGGCCCCGGCTGTGGTACGACGGGGAGCGCGGGGGCGCGGACGGCGCGGAGGCCGACGACCCGGACGACGCGAGCGACGCCGGCGTCCGCATCGACGGCGCGCCGGTCGCCGCCGTCCGCGGCCGCCCCGTCTTCTTCGTGGGGCTCCGCCGCGCGCCGAAACCCGTCGCGCCGTTCGGCCGCGAGTCGGAGACGTGGCTCCCGACGTGCGTCTTCCTCGACCCGGCGACGCTCCAGTGCCGGCTGCACGACTCGGAGCGCTACCCCAGCGAGTGCGCGGAGTTCCCCGGGCACAACCTGAAGCTCGACGTGGAGACGGAGTGCGAGCGCGTCGAACGCGAGTTCGGCGGCGACCGGTTGCTCGACGACGAACCGCCGGGGGGCATGACGGGGCCGCTGTTCGGCCCGCAGGCGCTCGGGCAGAAGGTGTTCGTCCACCCGGACCCGGACCGGCTGGACGGCGCGGTCGACCGCATGCGCGAGGGCGACCTCACCGCGGAGGACCGGGCCGAGTTCGCCGCCGTCGCCGCGGCGTCGACGCCCGGAACGACGTCGGTGAACGACGACGCCTACGAGCGGGCGTACGAGGCGGCGCTCGGCGCGGACTCGTGGGTCGGCCGGGCCGTCGACGACTGGCGGGCGCGCGCCGGCGACCCCGGCGAGCGAGCGCCGGACGCACCGCTCGGCGACCGGATCGAGGGCGAGCGCGGCGCTCCCGACACCCCGGGCTGGTGA
- a CDS encoding DUF7561 family protein, which produces MTTDPCDGCGRPVKIAGGIANLWSFGGDETGGVTLEFDADGTEHFLCFDCIEDLPEDPTAADVAALPGRE; this is translated from the coding sequence ATGACGACGGACCCCTGCGACGGCTGCGGTCGCCCGGTGAAGATCGCGGGCGGCATCGCCAACCTCTGGTCGTTCGGCGGCGACGAGACCGGCGGCGTCACCCTGGAGTTCGACGCCGACGGCACCGAGCACTTCCTCTGTTTCGACTGCATCGAGGACCTCCCCGAGGACCCGACCGCCGCGGACGTCGCGGCGCTGCCCGGTCGCGAGTAG